The region TAAGACCACATGAAAAGGAGATGAAAAGATACCACTTATCCTTCTGAGGGTCGTGGTGAGGCcagagccaatcacagctgacACTGAGTGAGAGGTAGGATGTCTGCATTTGCAAATTAGTTGAGCTGGGCCGGTGGAAAGCAATTCCATGAGCGGACATCCAAGATACATCCAACACCTGATGTTTTCTGATGGGTACCGAGCCTCACGTTGCTGCTGCTAGCTCTTCCTCCTGTGTTAAACTCAGATGGGTCGGCGTTGAATTTTAATGCTCAGGAAGGAAGGTTAGCAGGGAAGCTAACCTCACCCCAGCCCCAACCAGTGAACCTGTCCTGAACACATTGTTGGTTATTGTCTCTGATAAACTAAAATATCCGGTCAGGATTAATCCTATGTGAAAAAATATAGCTGAATTCATATGGCAGTATATCCAGTCTTCCCAGTGCAGTAATGTAAATCAGAAATCATTAGTGCTCTCATACAAACTACTTTTgactctccctttttttttttttttttttttgaacatcCTTAATTGCAACtcacattttgtgtcttttgtactTTATCCTAATTGCAtatcacaaattaaaaatggtTTGTAATCACTCTGACTGGACTCACTTCAATCTCCCCACAGATGGTGGTGCAGCATACCGTATATTATTTGTAATAACTcctttcaaaaagaaaaaaatcttcacatttaGCACAGCCCTGAGTAACCGCAGCCCCTGAGCCTCTAGAATTGGTTGTATGTATTggtatacatacagtatatatatcaATCCTATCTACATATCTATGTATCcatatctgtgtgtatgagggCCCTATGAAATTGTCACATCAGATCTGGATACTAAACCAATCTGCGACCTGGCTGATGAAAAGCAATTACAAGAGCTAAGTAGTACATGTTTTTACTACATGTTTTTACACTTATGTGATATCTACTGCCCAaaagtttgaatgtgtgtggaGATACGAAGCTTTCATAtgaacatttcatttccttttattgCATGTTTTATATACATTATGAATAAAACATCCTGGATTTTGtacatcaaaataaagaaaacaaggagAACAGTGACACACTGTGCTGCCAAGACCTACattcatatttattaaaaaactaatttttcacagtaaaatatgTTACAGGTTATTTCATGTTTATATTTGAGGATAGGTCTTTAATTAATTcctttcattatttgttttggtGCAACATTTCAACCTcacactaataataaaaaaaaaaaatctctgaaacATACTGACAACTTCACATCTGCAGTAgcagtttgttttcatctccCAGAAAACTGCCTTGAATTTGCCCGGgctttcactttttcttcaCTGATCGTAAACAAAGGTGAAGTTGCTGCCGAAGCGTCTGAGACGAACGTCGGCAGACGCTCCCTTTGTGCATGCGAGACGCTAAAAGTAAAAACTCAGAAGAAcaataaatatacaaatatatacagGTCAGATCCTAACAAGGAAAACTCTACTCTGATGTCATTTACACAACCAGCTCTTAAACTGCAATTAAAatgatgtcattttaaaatatgcattaggtgttttggtgtttttttgtattgattttctTCCCCAGTTTTACAATGGTTCATTCCCTTGCGCAGCAGTCCTCCTTCCACTGTTTGTCcacttttttttgggggggtgggatGAAGAAAGCCTTGACACCCCAAGGGAAAGGAACGGGCTGTACACTCTGATCCTACGTTCCACTGCGGCCTACAGCTTCCTGGTTTAATGCTTCATGTGATGTGAGGAAGCGACCTGCCAACCAACCACAACCGTGTGCAACAGTCTGGAGCACCTGTAAATAATATAAAGTTTCCCAATTTCATCCAATTTTTAAGAAAAACTGGCAAAAGAAAATGCTAagtgaagcatttttttccattcGCTACTGTTCTGCCATTAAAACACTGCccgaagaagaaggagaggacacACAACGAGGTGAGGtcgttaaaagaaaaaaaaaattcaaccagCCTTCTGTTAGAGAAGTTGAAACATTTTTCCAGTCACTCCAGTACAATCTGGAGTTTTTCTCAGAGCCGACGTCGTTTTATCTTTAGCTACTGACTGTGCAGTGATAGTTGAAGTAAAGCCCTTCAGTTGTCGTCTGTACACAAGCTACAACTATTAAAACAGGTTAAGGCCCTGCCACAAACAAGCAGCGTGTGGTCCTGTCAGTGGGTTTCTGGGGTGTAGAGGACTCAGGGCTGTTTTCTCAGAAAACACACCTACAGCAGCACAGGGTTAATACATTTCTGTTaaatgacagagcagcagcagtaggtCAGTACCCGGTCTCCACCAGCAGGGGGTTGTCTCCAACAACATCTGTCCTTCAGTTCAGCCCAGGTGTTCTCTCAAAGTTTCACAGTTAGTTCTGCGCACCTGGACCGCAGTGCTCGGGTCACCTCTCCTCGGGTCACCTTTGATTTCCCAGACTTTGTGACATCAGATGAGTCTCTCCTCCGGCGGGACTTTGAGCATGCTGTCCATCTCCAGCCGAGCCCCGGCCAGCTCCTGGGAACTAGGGCTATACGCGCCCTCCGACTGGCGCTTTTTCCTCGCCGTGAGCGCCATGAAGGTCAAGCCAATGATCAGTATGAGCACGCACAAGCAGAGCAGCGGGATGGCGACCACCAGCCAGGGGATGCCCTGCTTATGAGCTTGTTTCTACAAAAGGCACAGAAGAAAGAGAGCTTGCCTTACTGATGCAGATGTGGAGTGAAATGTCAGAGAACACTACATTTCTTGAATGTAACAAACGTACGTTAGTGTCACAGATGGGGCCACTGTAACCAGGCgggcattcacacacaaacatgttgaatCGATCCAAACAGGAACCTCCGTTTCGACAGGGGTTAGACTCACACTCGTTGATCTCTGTTTCACAGCTGcaggacagaaaacacatgTCACATGTTAACAGAACTCCAGTCTATCACGGGGCTGACATAttgagacaaacaaccattcacactcataATCACACCTGTGGATAATTTAGAGTCACCAGTGAACCTAATCTGCGTGTgcttggactgtgggaggaagccggagaaCCCAgtggggagaacatgcaaactccacacagaaaatccCTGGCCCAGAACCTTCTGTCCCTAAGGTGATGGTgataaccactgcaccactgtgcctccagagtaaataaaaaccaaaattatCTAGATACTTTTATCTAGATATTTAGTTATCTAGATAACTTTTGCAAGCTACTCTATCccacaacatttttttggggggggtaaAATCTCGGAGCTTACCTGCTGCCTGTAAAACCCGGCATGCATGTGCAGTTAGCTCCCCACAGCCCGTCACTGCAGATACCATCGTTGTCACACTGGACATCTTTACCACACTGTATTGGAGGATAGTCCCACCTGTTGGAAAAGGTATTAAACGTTGCTTTAATGGAGGACAACTGAAATGCGACAGATATTGCTGCCTGTTCAAACTGGTTAACAGATGGAGGAGTGAGTGCTCACTGGCAGAGGGGGCCACTGTAGTCCTTGGGGCAAATGCAAGTGTACATGTTGGGTCCGTCCTGACAGGTGCCTCCGTGTTCGCAAGCGTGATGTTCGCACTCGTCCAGGTCTTCGTCACAGAGCGTGCCAGCATATCCTTGGCGGCAAAGGCACTCGAAGCCAGCTAAGTAGTCCCTGCAGGTTCCGTGCACGCAGGGCTGAGTCGCACAGTCGTCggtgtctgtctcacactgttCGCCCTCCCAGCCAGAGTCGCACACACAGCCAAACTGATTAAACAGGTCCTCGCATGTAGCTCCATTTAGACAAGGATCTGAATCACAAACCGGGGCACTAGTGCAACCTAAATGAATCTTTGGTTTTCCAACTAAATGGAACTGAGATGGCTGCGGGGCTTTGTAGTCATCCATAAAAGGAAGGTAGACTCCACCGACTCTCACTGCGCCCAAGCAGCCAGTGAAGCTCTCAGCAATGGCAAGTGTGGCCCCCTTCTCGTTGAGAAAGTGCAGGCTTCCCGTGCGCTCTGGTGAGCTGCTGGTGTCCGTGATCCCGTCCACAGTGATGACCCAGGAAGAGGCTTTGCGTTCCTTCTCAGCCATCGAAATGTTCACGCGATGCCAGCTCCCGTCAGCCACTCGACGAACTCCTGTGAAGGTCAGAGCCTCCACGCTGTTGCCAGTGTGGATCTCCACTCGGACCGAAGAATCCAGCAAACCCACCAGAAGCAGGTCAGAGCCCCAGGAGGCCCTCAGGAGCATGGCGTTCTCTGATCGAGTCCGCAGCTCCACGTACAAATCGGAGACGGGTTCGGCCAGGGAGCCTCCAGCACTGTACTGCACAGGGTTGTTCTCAAATGTGGCGTTGTACACACCTAAGGGTCCGAATGGAGAAGTTATTTGGTTtgatttcagtttgattttgatTAATCTAATACCATATCTGTACACCTCACTGATTAGAACTCATTGAGTATCATTTTAATGTAAGCTAACGTGTCTCTGAAAACCTTTACCTCGGAAAATACGTGAGAAATGTAGTCATTCACCAAGCAAGTGTTGTACCtacatttttaaattctctGTCCTTAACACTGTCCTTAAACAGCGTTAAAGGTACATGCCTTAACATGCATTTTCATCTAGTATGATCTTTGTGTTGacaaatgtatatatattatCAGCACCAGGGGCCTGGTATTGTGACAGCTCTAAACTAATACAGATGTTCTTACATTCATATCCATCGGGGAGGTCCACACAATGGCCGCCATTGGCACAGGGGTCACTAACGCACCACACACGTGTTTCACAGGTCTTTCCGGTGTATTCCTCCAGACAGGAGCATGTAAAGTCGTTGAATGTAATGGTGCATTCCCCTCCATTTAGACAAGGCTTCGTCTGCAGGCGGAAGCATCGAGGTTTTTACATCGACCGAACATGAAAAACTCAGACggcaaataaaactgtaaatctcAACAGTGTTTGCTTTGGATGTTGATAGGTTTCAAGTTCTTGATTCTGCTGGTACAGTCACATCAACACTATTTGCTGCCACTGCTCTCATCTAAGGTTTTTGGCGTTGTTGATCGGATCAAGATGTAATGTTCACGTATGTGTTTGTTAAGGGGGAATTACTTCGACTTTTGGCTGAGACTTTGTTAGTTATCGTATCTGTATTATTACACATTTGACAAGGAATCACAACAAGGAGGACTGGTTGTATGGGCGGTATGAATGCAATGAGTCCTTTAAATGGAACACACAACTGTAAGGAACAAAGCAGATTAAGGAACTATTTCCTACCTTACAAGTATCATCACTGACACAGCCCTTCTTCACGTTTTCCGTAATACTTGGCAAATATATTTCCTCCTCATCCGAGCTGTTCCAGTCATCCACATCTAGATGCACGGAGTCTAAACAAAGGTCCTGCAAGCATCCTTTGTAATGGCCTCCCCACCCATCAGAGCCCCATTCTCCTGGAAGTCCTCCTATAAAGGCCTGATCTCCACTGTTAATGTTCACCTCGGGGATCTCTCCTATTCCGTAGCGAAGGCCTGCATGCTCAAAGATCACCTGTCTCTGTTGGACTTCCACCTGCAGAAGCTGCTTCTCACCGGTGGTCACAAATATTGGAGCTGTCAGTGGGACACTGTTAGGCAGAGAGCTGACTAAAACCCTCCCCATCCCCAGATAGAGTGAGAAGTAGAcctctcccccctcttcttctgtggGTCTTCTCAGCTGGAAGAGCAGCCCATCTGGCTTCAATGACCTCAGGAAGAAGGACACGTTGAAGTTGCTCCCGTGGCTCTTACCCACTTCGTAGACACTGAAACTAACTGTATCCTCATGGCTGTACGTCCATGAAGGGAATtctgtcggggggggggggggggggggggagaattGGAAATTTGGATTAATCACACAGAAGATCGTAACAAGTCAGGACCTCCACTGCAATGTAACAGTTCACACAGCAATAAATGTTGTTTCAAGATGTCAAACCAACAAAAAGCAAgaagtaaatatattttttaatgccTATGTAGTGTGAATTATTTTGGAAGTAGTGGTCAGGTTTCACAGTTAGTGCAGCACCTACTCATGTTTATGGGTCCTGTCACCAAGAAAGAGGAACTATCATCTctcacaaagcacaaaaaaaaaaacgattataccaattattagtaccattgcatttatggaCGTAGGCCTTTAACatcaacaaatgcaccaagaattgcagcgctttaagttaagttttaaacttccttgccttttcaaaagagtgggcgtgctcggagggattttccttttctgtgctgcattcctctcatattcagcacagcgagcgagatgtttggatttcaggtgatcAATTAAACCCGAtgtggagaaattctttgcagatgcacTTCCTCTTGAAATTTTGATATTACATGTTTTGCTACAGGTACAACAAAACCAATGGAAGGGTGAGGGAGCTGTCAATCAAAGTTTGTAATCACCTACACAGTCCCGGGAAAAGGCCTAATTAGGCCTCAAAAACACTTCTGTGAGTGGAGTGTGAGTTTTCACATACAAAATATTTAGGGCCAAGAAATACTATATACATGATCACATCAAAATATGATGCAATATTAAACTACCAGACAGCATAGTAACTAATATGCGGTGGGTCATGAATAATATGCTGATTGGCATATTATTCATGACCTCATTACATTGTATTTGGTTTCAGCCCTTTATCtatttgtttctcctctctgtgctcacatatacagtcatTTAATTCAGCTTAATTCCtaataaagctgttctcattgacatgtttctgtttctgtgtcagacaatggaacaagtATGGAACAATGACTGAAACACAACCCattaagatacattttaaccGACAGTCACTTCAagacatttccaagctgctgctaaaatcctgattttataacaACAACATTATCTGACAGAATCGCCACACACACGAGTCAAAGATaatggctgtgctgtgattttggCTATATGtacttgtaaaatgatcactcaGAAAGTTAGCTCATTCACATCAGTCAGCTGCCATGTATGAATGAGACGCACAGAGAGGTGTACCTGCAGGGGGAATCCCCAACCTTGCACTCACGGGGCAATACTGACCAACAAACTGGACTTCAAAACTCAGTCTTAACATCTGAGGAATTTACTTTAAGCAACTTTGATATAAGTTAATTTGACTGTAGAACTTCTACTTGTCACTTGAGGGTTTTAACATTGTGGtattgctgcttttatttaagtaaaatagACCTATGAGGACTAGTCTCTAAAATTTGCTGATAGTCAAAGTGCTTACCATCAGAGCAGCTCTCACTGTGGAATGGACGGTAGCAGTCGCACTGGTAGCTGGTCCACAGGTCCACACACCGGCCATGTCCATGGCAAGGGTCAGGCTCACACCATTCAGTCTTACTACATCCCAGCTCGTGGCCTTGATCCTCTGGAAGTGTTTGGGGTAGGATAGGCTTAGAGTCTATCATCAGGTCTTCCATACATCCAATGAAGCTTGCACCGCTTACTGAGTACTCCAAAAGCTCCTCCGGTGCCCCACCTACATAAATGTGAGTGAAGGCTTCAGAGGGCTGGAAAGGTGATTCATCTGTACCACCATCCGTAACTCTGCACCCATCCCTGTCACAACCAGGGCCTTTCAGAATCAAAACCAGACCTTCTTTATCTACAAACACATGAGCATCCCGCCAATCTCCATCACTAACTAAGCCTGGAAATGTAACATCCAGTTCAGACTCCTCAGAAAGAGCTTTTGCCCGAAGACCACCATTTACAATCTCTAAGAGGAGGTGGTTGTCAACATCCCCTCTGTAGACAAGCAACATGTTGGGTAGGGTGGTCCGGAACCGTAGCTGTACCCCAAAACCTTGGTGAACATGGTGCTCCACCTCCCTCCGGGACCTTTCTTCTAGGACAACCTGGATGTGAATGAATCCAGgagtggagaaggagaaggtcGTTCTCGTGGAGCACTGCTCATCGTAGAAACCATGAGGGCACAAGCATGTGTGGCCGTGTTCTCCATTCTCCAGCCAGGGAAGGCAGGTGGCTCCGTTCTGGCATTCGTGGTCCACACAGCCGAGCAGTTTCACGTCGCAATGATCTCCTCCCCAGGGAAGTTCACTCGGCTCGGCGTCAGGACAGTGGCAGGTGTAGGACGCCCTGCCGTCTTCACACCAGCCGCCGTTCTGACAGGGCTGGCTCTCACATTCATCAATGTTCACTTCACACAGTTCACCTGGAGGGAGATAACACTGAGAGTTATCTCAGGCCACCTGAGATGTACTATAGTGTTCCTTTATATTGAGACTATATAAAGTACACACAGTATTACTAAATTTAACATGCAACAAATTATTCTCTGTTTATTACAAGATGCAAGACTCACCTAGAAATCCAACAGGGCATGTACAGGTGTAGCCGCTGATCCTATCCTCACAAGTGCCTCCATTCTGGCAGGGTTCAGACTCACACTCATCAATGTTGACCGAGCAGTTCTCTCCTGCAAtggaaaagaaatcaaatgctTGCCAGAAGATTTAAAAAGCGCCAGAGGTTCTTCGGTTTCACTTACCTGCAAACCCGGGCTGACACTGGCAAATGTATCCAGCTGCATCCGCAAAGCTGAGCTCCCATTCCAGCTCCCAGTGGGATGGGTCGGAGCGCTCAAAACACTCCCCGCCGTTCTCACAAGGCTGATCGGCGCACTCGTTTATGTCGATCTCGCAGTTTGGGCCTTCATAACCTAGAGGAACCAAAACATAATATGAGGAAGGCTTTTCCTTCCTAGGACACATTAACAACTAAAAACCAGAATGAGCTCCATCCAAACACGCTTTCGttatgttgtttgtgtttttagccACATTAGCATGGTGGCTCAATAAATGGCAGGGTCTGTCAGtaggctgaaatatctcaacaaccacTGGATGGATCACCATGAGTGATCATTCATTGTGCAGGATGAATCCTAAGGACtgtggtgatcctctgacttttccccCAGCACCACCAGCGTTTGTTGATCACAGCGAAATGTCTCAACGTCGAACGtacacagagctgctagcatggctgcacACTTTTATGTCTTGCTGTCCCTTATTGAAAAAGTCTATTATGACATACATTTGTTTGTACTATTGTTACATTATTTTCCtacaacatttaacatttgctATTGTTTTTCTTAAGTATTAAAAACCTGTGATTTTGCACTAAAACTACGTTTAAGAGAAATGGTTGGACTGAATGTCCTGGTGCAAAGTGAATCAATTCAACTTCATGCGTCCTCTTTGAAActcagagaacagaacagaacttcAAATGCAAACCTATAGTTTTAGGTTAGATGACTGTAAGAGGATTTCCTCTTTGCGCCCAGAAAACCCTACTAAAGCTGAGCGCCATGGGCTCATCCTTATGTTGGGGACAGAAATGTTTGGTGTGCAGCATGTAGTTCAGTACCTGGCCAGCAGAGGCAGGCGTATCCTTTGACTCCCTCTAGACATGTGGCACCATGCTGGCAGGGATCAGAGG is a window of Toxotes jaculatrix isolate fToxJac2 chromosome 16, fToxJac2.pri, whole genome shotgun sequence DNA encoding:
- the crb2a gene encoding protein crumbs homolog 2a; the protein is MEFGKVHLNLKTMLLTMMMFKWGILCTATSDKCLSEPCQNGATCVDTMDDYACICAREGVRYMGKNCDELYDACAFAPCEDCTSSPGTTEYHCICPDGLTGDNCTEEVDECQSNPCSEPRSMCVDQLNGYFCRCPAGFGGQDCGTHVTDCIDEPCRNNGTCVLRPEGFECHCAPGFEGKTCEEDVNECSSEPCQNGAICLDGVAQFHCFCVPGFQGYNCEIDINECASRPCENNATCINEKDHYECECLAGFTGVNCEIEIDECESSPCRNGATCHDLIATYSCECLPGFDGVDCEVDVDECASEPCQNGAVCHDMVNSYKCDCTDTGFHGDRCEVDIPECASDPCQHGATCLEGVKGYACLCWPGYEGPNCEIDINECADQPCENGGECFERSDPSHWELEWELSFADAAGYICQCQPGFAGENCSVNIDECESEPCQNGGTCEDRISGYTCTCPVGFLGELCEVNIDECESQPCQNGGWCEDGRASYTCHCPDAEPSELPWGGDHCDVKLLGCVDHECQNGATCLPWLENGEHGHTCLCPHGFYDEQCSTRTTFSFSTPGFIHIQVVLEERSRREVEHHVHQGFGVQLRFRTTLPNMLLVYRGDVDNHLLLEIVNGGLRAKALSEESELDVTFPGLVSDGDWRDAHVFVDKEGLVLILKGPGCDRDGCRVTDGGTDESPFQPSEAFTHIYVGGAPEELLEYSVSGASFIGCMEDLMIDSKPILPQTLPEDQGHELGCSKTEWCEPDPCHGHGRCVDLWTSYQCDCYRPFHSESCSDEFPSWTYSHEDTVSFSVYEVGKSHGSNFNVSFFLRSLKPDGLLFQLRRPTEEEGGEVYFSLYLGMGRVLVSSLPNSVPLTAPIFVTTGEKQLLQVEVQQRQVIFEHAGLRYGIGEIPEVNINSGDQAFIGGLPGEWGSDGWGGHYKGCLQDLCLDSVHLDVDDWNSSDEEEIYLPSITENVKKGCVSDDTCKTKPCLNGGECTITFNDFTCSCLEEYTGKTCETRVWCVSDPCANGGHCVDLPDGYECVYNATFENNPVQYSAGGSLAEPVSDLYVELRTRSENAMLLRASWGSDLLLVGLLDSSVRVEIHTGNSVEALTFTGVRRVADGSWHRVNISMAEKERKASSWVITVDGITDTSSSPERTGSLHFLNEKGATLAIAESFTGCLGAVRVGGVYLPFMDDYKAPQPSQFHLVGKPKIHLGCTSAPVCDSDPCLNGATCEDLFNQFGCVCDSGWEGEQCETDTDDCATQPCVHGTCRDYLAGFECLCRQGYAGTLCDEDLDECEHHACEHGGTCQDGPNMYTCICPKDYSGPLCQWDYPPIQCGKDVQCDNDGICSDGLWGANCTCMPGFTGSSCETEINECESNPCRNGGSCLDRFNMFVCECPPGYSGPICDTNKQAHKQGIPWLVVAIPLLCLCVLILIIGLTFMALTARKKRQSEGAYSPSSQELAGARLEMDSMLKVPPEERLI